In one window of Camelina sativa cultivar DH55 chromosome 15, Cs, whole genome shotgun sequence DNA:
- the LOC104748618 gene encoding RNA polymerase II C-terminal domain phosphatase-like 4, which produces MPRRQKTSSSCFDKSVNRLQHLSLDDKKKGKKKEIKKLHLVLDLDHTLIHSTLVSQLSKKEKYLLEQADARLDLWRFNKGHSNEYIVKLRPFLHEFLLEADKHFTMHVYTMGLSTYAHTVLKLIDPEEVYFGDRVITSKESPKEKTLDLVVADKQRVVIVDDTIDVWPHDKSSLLQITKYVYFRDGDDNPKSKSYAEKKLDESSDNGSLANVLKFLQDVHKRFEKELDSQDLRPMIHDPSRLGCF; this is translated from the coding sequence ATGCCCAGAAGGCAAAAGACATCGTCCTCTTGCTTCGATAAATCTGTCAATAGATTACAACATTTGAGTCTCGATGAcaagaagaaggggaagaagaaggagatcaagAAGCTTCACCTAGTCCTTGATTTGGACCACACGCTTATCCACTCCACTCTTGTTTCGCAACTCTCTAAAAAAGAGAAGTATCTACTCGAACAAGCTGATGCAAGGCTTGATCTTTGGAGATTCAACAAAGGCCATTCCAATGAATACATCGTTAAACTTCGACCTTTTCTTCATGAATTTCTATTGGAAGCAGACAAGCATTTCACAATGCATGTTTACACAATGGGGTTATCCACTTACGCACACACCGTGTTGAAGTTGATTGATCCAGAGGAAGTATACTTTGGAGATCGAGTCATAACCAGTAAAGAAAGTCCTAAAGAGAAGACACTCGATCTTGTTGTGGCTGATAAGCAAAGAGTCGTAATTGTGGATGATACTATTGATGTCTGGCCTCATGACAAGAGCAGCTTGTTGCAGATCACCAAGTACGTATACTTCAGAGACGGTGATGATAATCCAAAGTCCAAGTCTTACGCAGAAAAGAAGTTAGACGAGAGCTCAGACAACGGATCATTGGCGAATGTTCTGAAATTTCTCCAGGATGTTCACAAAAGATTCGAAAAGGAGTTAGATTCACAAGACTTGAGGCCGATGATACATGATCCTTCCCGACTTGGCTGCTTCTGA
- the LOC104748621 gene encoding F-box protein At2g14290-like yields METHNPLDILRSLFELLSFVDFHRAKMVCSSWYSVSKQTVPRESGSPWLLLFPEDCTDCVLYNPYEEVMVYRRAAGIDYCPGSRFLASCGKWFLMLDSRSRLYIIHVFSTGNRIDLPLLESLLSNDSALKRMEDRDREFEWELTSGSVYLLYADEIRGRFYKKGNAHYDLIRITYGIPRMLTGLLRLVLRGYRLYILTTRSFVRVIDFSRQQGFEELTRSDTYPSPAFAPLGYDCYFSIAVTTAGEVLLVTRSTTSESSERAFRIYKMDPNADPDDHMPDLLDVDSLGDEALLLDLGITVPANNTLGIKQNSIYFTHHNLICSKTNWNKVAHVLPPNEVDICVFNLSTKTLEPFPAPSSMSLKGARWIFSMI; encoded by the exons ATGGAAACTCATAACCCTCTCGATATCCTCAGATCTCTGTTTgaacttttgagttttgtggaTTTCCATCGAGCGAAGATGGTTTGTTCCAGCTGGTATTCTGTTTCGAAACAAACAGTTCCCCGGGAAAGCGGATCTCCATGGCTATTGCTTTTTCCTGAAGACTGTACTGATTGCGTGCTGTACAACCCATACGAAGAAGTTATGGTTTACAGGAGAGCAGCTGGGATAGACTACTGTCCAGGTAGTCGATTCCTGGCAAGCTGCGGTAAATGGTTCCTGATGCTAGATTCTCGATccagattatatattatacatgtgTTTAGTACTGGGAATAGGATTGATCTTCCTCTGTTAGAGTCGCTCCTATCAAACGACTCTGCTCTGAAGCGTATGGAAGATAGAGATAGGGAGTTTGAATGGGAATTAACTAGTGGCTCTGTTTACTTATTATACGCTGATGAAATTAGGGGAC ggttttacaagaaagGGAATGCTCATTACGATCTCATTCGGATTACCTATGGTATCCCCAGGATGTTAACTGGCCTACTACGTCTGGTTCTTCGGGGTTACCGTCTATACATTTTAACGACGCGTAGTTTCGTTCGAGTCATAGATTTTTCTAGGCAGCAAGGTTTCGAAGAACTCACGAGGAGTGACACTTACCCATCCCCAGCGTTTGCTCCTCTTGGATATGATTGTTATTTTAGCATCGCTGTTACTACAGCAGGAGAGGTTTTGTTGGTCACAAGGAGCACAACCTCTGAAAGTAGCGAAAGGGCCTTCCGCATCTACAAGATGGATCCTAATGCTGACCCAGACGACCACATGCCTGATCTTCTTGACGTAGATTCTCTTGGTGATGAAGCCCTGCTTCTCGACTTGGGTATCACTGTGCCTGCTAACAATACCCTTGGTATCAAACAAAACTCCATCTATTTCACTCATCATAACCTTATCTGTTCCAAGACCAACTGGAACAAAGTCGCCCATGTCCTTCCCCCTAATGAGGTAGACATCTGTGTGTTCAATCTTTCAACCAAGACCCTCGAGCCCTTCCCTGCTCCCTCCAGCATGAGTCTCAAGGGTGCTCGGTGGATTTTCTCCATGATTTGA